The Trichomycterus rosablanca isolate fTriRos1 chromosome 22, fTriRos1.hap1, whole genome shotgun sequence genome has a window encoding:
- the cln3 gene encoding battenin: protein MDSDNAGVDTAAASESRFQRLRNQSGFWWLGLCNNFAYVVMLSAAHDILKQQESHNATLPTSDLQSQNGNSSNSSRYDCNPVSTAAILLADILPTLLIKLTAPFFIHKVPYGFRVLFCVASAVVSFLVVSFSSAVWMSILGVLFASVSSGLGELSFLSLTVYFSSNVLSGWGSGTGGAGVAGAFLYAAFTQAGLTPRVTLLIMLLVPAIMLFSYFFLLVFPSSFPQWKCTELRPVVSSVSVNSQERRPLLLDDDDEDHLQDEKNREDRHAGPLTFLEKLQIVKDLLRFILPLAVVYFAEYFINQGLLELLYFPDSGLSHAEQYRWYQSLYQIGVFISRTSLYCIKIRKIVLLSLLQCVNAVLLLFAVYYQFLPSVWLVFLIVLYEGLLGGAAYVNIFYLIRVETGEREREFAMAAASVGDSFGIALSGAAAFPIHNYFCSLK, encoded by the exons ATGGACAGTGATAATGCTGGTGTTGATACAGCAGCTGCTTCTgaaa gtCGTTTTCAACGATTGAGAAATCAAAGCGGGTTTTG GTGGCTTGGGTTGTGTAATAACTTTGCCTATGTGGTGATGCTCAGTGCTGCGcatgacattttaaaacaacaGGAATCTCACAACGCAACATTGCCG ACTTCAGATCTGCAGTCACAGAATGGAAACAGCAGTAACAGCAGCCGCTATGACTGTAACCCCGTGTCCACTGCA GCTATACTTTTGGCTGACATCCTTCCAACTCTACTGATCAAGCTGACAGCACCCTTTTTCATACACAAAGTGCCTTATGG TTTCCGTGTTCTGTTTTGTGTCGCCTCGGCAGTGGTTAGCTTCCTGGTAGTATcattttcttcagctgtgtggaTGAGCATATTAG GCGTGCTCTTCGCCAGCGTGAGTTCAGGATTGGGCGAGCTCTCCTTTCTTTCTCTAACCGTCTATTTCAGCAg CAATGTGCTGAGTGGATGGGGTTCTGGCACTGGAGGAGCTGGGGTTGCTGGGGCGTTTCTTTACGCCGCCTTTACACAGGCAGGTCTTACACCTCGGGTCACTTTACTGATCATGCTGCTCGTCCCTGCAATCATGTTGTTCAG ttacttttttcttttagtttttccttCCTCATTCCCACAATGGAAATGTACAGAACTGAGGCCTGTCGTGTCCTCTGTGAGTGTAAACTCCCAGGAACGACGACCCTTATTATTGGACGACGATGATGAAGACCATCTTCAAGATGAGAAAAACAGAG AGGACAGACATGCGGGACCCCTGACTTTCTTAGAGAAACTTCAAATTGTAAAA GATCTCTTGCGGTTTATTTTGCCTCTTGCTGTCGTTTACTTCGCTGAATATTTTATTAACCAAGGTTTG TTGGAGTTGCTTTACTTTCCAGATTCTGGTTTGTCCCATGCTGAACAGTATCGCTG GTATCAGAGTCTGTACCAGATTGGTGTGTTTATATCCCGTACCTCGCTCTACTGCATTAAGATCAGGAAGATTGTGTTGCTTTCCTTGTTGCAG TGTGTGAATGCTGTCCTGCTGCTGTTTGCAGTGTATTACCAGTTTTTGCCCAGTGTGTGGCTGGTGTTTCTTATTGTTCTTTATGAAGGTCTGCTGGGAGGGGCTGCCTACGTCAACATTTTCTATCTAATCAGAGTTGAG ACTGGGGAGCGTGAGAGGGAATTCGCCATGGCTGCAGCCAGTGTAGGAGACAGTTTTGGAATCGCTCTCTCTGGAGCAGCAGCTTTTCCCATCCATAACTACTTTTGCTCTCTGAAGTGA
- the nudt9 gene encoding ADP-ribose pyrophosphatase, mitochondrial — translation MNQVLRNWAGSIHVALTLVTLPYPVHTTAYCKPINSRVSSLSSSMSSCASMSSAMHIKARCPVYPGSDTHRFPVSDDKVSWQTDWFEYSPVDYTAPAVLKKPDWADPEIGSFSLRFNSLDGAVDRRSHEGDYIIQDGRPLNPRGRTGLKGRGLLGRWGPNHAADPIVTRWKKDLAGQHILNAVSKLPVLQFVSIKRKDCGEWAIPGGMVDPGELVSLTLQREFSEEAMNSLQASPQEQKRIHERITQLFSTSGVQVYKGYVDDPRNTDNSWMETVAVNFHDETGDSVSELPLQAGDDAGQVSWIDIDSSQPLYASHSHFLQAVVTERHAHW, via the exons TAAACCAATCAACAGCAGAGTTTCAAGTCTCAGTTCCTCGATGTCAAGTTGTGCCTCAATGTCATCTGCTATGCACATAAAGGCCCGTTGTCCAGTGTATCCTGGCTCAGACACGCACCGATTTCCTGTTTCAGATGATAAGGTTAGTTGGCAGACAGACTGGTTTGAGTACAGTCCAGTGGACTACACAGCACCAGCTGTCCTGAAGAAACCTGACTGGGCTGATCCAGAGATTGG ttcatTTTCTCTGCGGTTTAACTCGTTGGATGGGGCTGTGGATAGGAGGAGCCATGAGGGAGATTACATCATCCAGGATGGTAGACCACT TAATCCGAGGGGAAGAACTGGCTTAAAAGGGCGAGGCCTTCTTGGCCGGTGGGGTCCCAACCATGCAGCAGATCCCATAGTTACCAG GTGGAAAAAAGACTTAGCTGGCCAGCACATTTTAAATGCCGTCTCTAAACTTCCTGTGCTACAGTTTGTGTCAATCAAGAGGAAAGATTGTGGAGAATGGGCCATTCCaggg GGTATGGTCGACCCAGGAGAGTTGGtgtctctgactttgcagcgAGAGTTCTCAGAAGAAGCAATGAACTCTCTCCAGGCTTCTCCACAAGAACAGAAAAGGATCCATGAGCGAATCACGCAGCTTTTCAGTACATCAGGGGTTCAG GTGTATAAAGGTTATGTAGATGACCCAAGAAACACAGACAATTCCTGGATGGAGACAGTTGCTGTTAACTTTCATGATGAAACAg GTGACAGCGTGAGCGAGCTGCCACTACAAGCCGGTGATGATGCAGGCCAAGTGAGCTGGATCGACATCGACTCTTCTCAGCCCCTTTATGCCAGTCACTCGCATTTTCTTCAGGCTGTTGTAACAGAAAGACATGCTCACTGGTAA